One region of Psychrobacter sp. DAB_AL43B genomic DNA includes:
- a CDS encoding OmpW/AlkL family protein: MKLQSLVLAAATALTMTTAFAVPAGTWTVAAGAHYVDPKSDNGDVTISGTSYAVDVDGDVRPTISGEYFIANNVGVELLAAIPFHHDFTLTDSLNNEITGRTQHLPPTLSLQYHFDDYNLPMNVKPFVGVGVNYTTFFKEKANVAGTELKLDDSVGVAGHIGLDIPFAATESFRIDARYMDIKTDATLNIGGISQDIGKIDISPWVYGVAFVKQF; the protein is encoded by the coding sequence ATGAAACTACAATCCCTAGTTTTAGCCGCTGCTACTGCACTTACTATGACCACTGCTTTTGCTGTACCTGCTGGTACTTGGACAGTTGCTGCTGGCGCACACTATGTTGACCCAAAAAGTGATAATGGTGATGTCACTATAAGTGGTACAAGCTATGCTGTAGATGTTGATGGCGATGTACGTCCAACTATCAGTGGCGAATACTTCATCGCTAATAACGTTGGTGTTGAATTACTAGCTGCGATTCCATTTCATCATGACTTCACTTTAACTGATTCTTTAAATAATGAAATCACAGGTAGAACTCAGCATTTACCACCAACTCTTTCACTACAATATCACTTCGATGATTATAACCTGCCTATGAACGTAAAACCGTTTGTTGGTGTTGGTGTAAACTATACTACGTTCTTTAAAGAAAAAGCGAATGTTGCAGGTACTGAATTAAAGCTTGATGACAGCGTTGGTGTTGCTGGTCATATCGGTCTTGATATCCCATTTGCTGCAACTGAGTCGTTCCGTATTGATGCGCGCTATATGGACATTAAGACAGATGCTACGCTAAATATTGGTGGTATTTCACAAGATATCGGTAAAATCGACATTAGCCCTTGGGTTTATGGCGTTGCTTTTGTAAAACAGTTCTAA
- a CDS encoding 2-oxo acid dehydrogenase subunit E2 — MEIKAPDLGVDSAEVSEIMVEVGDVITKDDNIILIESDKASVEVPSSAAGKVTKINVAVGDQVSEGMVLIEIESDADSQDDSQGKETPIADNQDKSSDTKQEETEKEEQSDKVAAESNTAQTAPQAATATTHALPDLGVDEAQVSEIMVSVGDIVSADQSILLIESDKASVEVPAPQAGKVEKILVQVGDMVANGQDFIIIVSNDAAAGNDAAGTPDVKEASTSKQEAATSEPQTQTTGEPKQAAVKSAAATNNVAATAASSKLTETQVNEKSAEVYAGPAVRKLARQLGLDISEVAGSALNARILKEDLFAHVKQSLTTKQATGAGASRASLPSLPDMSNVEIWGETETQDLTRLQKVSIPQLNYNTYLPQVTQFDLSDITETENLRSELKGGMKAEGVGLTILAFIVKATAYALTQHPRFNSHLSDDNTQVILRKSVNMGIAVATDDGLIVPVIKNAHEKGIKQIAIEIGELAVKARDKKLSTKDLQGASFTISSQGILGGTAFTPLVNWPQVGILGASEATMQPKWSATKQTFEPRLMLPLSLSYDHRVINGADAAVFTRYVASLLADPRRILL, encoded by the coding sequence ATGGAAATTAAAGCCCCCGATTTGGGTGTCGATAGTGCCGAAGTCAGTGAGATTATGGTTGAAGTTGGTGATGTCATTACAAAAGACGATAATATTATCCTGATTGAATCTGATAAAGCCTCGGTCGAAGTACCAAGCTCTGCTGCTGGTAAAGTAACTAAAATTAATGTTGCAGTTGGCGATCAAGTCAGTGAAGGTATGGTGTTGATTGAGATTGAAAGCGATGCTGACAGTCAAGATGATAGCCAAGGTAAAGAGACACCTATCGCTGACAATCAAGATAAGTCTAGTGATACTAAGCAAGAAGAGACGGAGAAAGAAGAGCAGAGTGATAAAGTAGCAGCTGAGTCAAATACCGCTCAAACTGCTCCACAAGCAGCAACAGCGACTACCCATGCGCTACCAGATTTAGGTGTTGATGAAGCGCAAGTATCTGAAATTATGGTCAGTGTCGGCGATATAGTCAGCGCCGATCAGTCAATTTTACTGATTGAGTCAGATAAAGCTTCGGTTGAAGTACCAGCGCCACAAGCAGGCAAAGTTGAAAAAATACTGGTGCAAGTGGGCGATATGGTTGCCAATGGCCAAGACTTTATCATTATTGTTAGTAATGACGCTGCAGCTGGTAATGATGCAGCTGGTACGCCTGACGTTAAAGAAGCTTCAACCAGTAAGCAAGAAGCTGCTACGTCTGAACCGCAAACTCAGACTACAGGTGAACCAAAACAAGCAGCGGTTAAATCTGCGGCTGCGACGAATAATGTCGCTGCGACTGCCGCTAGCAGTAAGCTAACAGAAACTCAGGTTAATGAGAAGTCAGCTGAAGTATATGCTGGTCCTGCTGTGCGTAAGCTTGCACGTCAGTTGGGTTTGGATATCAGTGAGGTGGCAGGTTCAGCACTGAATGCGCGTATCTTAAAAGAAGATTTGTTTGCTCATGTCAAACAAAGCCTAACGACAAAACAAGCTACTGGAGCCGGTGCATCTAGAGCCAGCCTACCAAGCTTGCCTGATATGAGTAATGTTGAGATTTGGGGTGAAACAGAAACCCAAGACTTGACCCGCTTGCAAAAGGTGTCTATACCGCAGCTGAATTATAATACTTACTTACCGCAAGTGACGCAGTTTGATTTGTCTGATATTACAGAGACAGAAAATCTGCGTAGTGAGCTTAAAGGTGGTATGAAAGCTGAAGGTGTTGGTCTGACGATTTTAGCCTTTATCGTCAAAGCAACGGCTTATGCGTTGACCCAACATCCGCGCTTTAACAGTCATTTAAGCGATGATAATACTCAAGTTATCCTACGCAAAAGCGTAAATATGGGTATAGCGGTAGCGACAGATGATGGCTTAATCGTGCCAGTGATTAAAAATGCTCACGAAAAAGGCATTAAGCAAATCGCCATTGAAATCGGCGAGTTGGCAGTTAAAGCTCGTGATAAAAAGCTGAGCACCAAAGACTTGCAAGGTGCAAGCTTTACCATCTCAAGTCAAGGCATCTTAGGTGGCACTGCGTTTACGCCACTGGTGAACTGGCCACAAGTGGGTATTTTGGGCGCATCAGAAGCAACTATGCAACCAAAATGGAGTGCTACTAAGCAAACTTTTGAGCCACGCTTGATGTTGCCATTGTCGTTATCATATGATCACCGTGTGATTAACGGTGCTGATGCGGCGGTATTTACTCGTTATGTTGCTAGCTTATTAGCTGATCCACGTCGTATCTTGCTATAA
- the aceE gene encoding pyruvate dehydrogenase (acetyl-transferring), homodimeric type: MNYYKDADSSETQEWLQAFESVIKHADKDRAQFLLKALYNMGVQEGLPFNRLDTAYINTIAVEDEPMYPGDLTIERKIRALIRYNALAMVMRANKNDDDLGGHLATFASSATLYETGFNHFFRAASDHFGGDMIYYQGHSAPGIYARSYLEGRLTEEQLENFRREVGGKGLSSYPHPYLMPDYWQFPTVSMGLGPIMSIYHAHVHRYMENRGLLEKEGRKIWTFLGDGETDEPESLGAISLAGREKLDNLIWVVNCNLQRLDGPVRGNGKIIQELESVFRGAGWRVIKVVWGGNWDSLLDKDHTGVLKHRMEEAVDGEYQLYEARTPEFTRKEFFGKYPELEEMADALTDEEISRLNRGGHDPMKVYAAFSEAMKTKDQPTVILVKTVKGYGLSTQTQAVNKSHQVKKLDQEGLMYFRDRFDLPFTDEQLETLPFYRPAEDSAEMKYLKGRREALGGHLPNRRSGHIPLNIPELSIFDRVLKGSNGKEQSTTMVFVRLLAAMLKNKDIQDRVVPIVPDEARTFGLEGMFRQLGIYSAVGQKYTPEDSEALMGYKEAIDGHMLEEGINEAGAMSTWIALATSYSVNALPMIPMYIYYSMFGFQRVGDLAWAAGDCQAQGFLLGATAGRTTLNGEGLQHQDGHSQILFNVVPNCVTYDPCFGYELAVVMHDGLRRMYGEGERVYYYLTLMNENYDQPAMPEGAEEGIKRGMYLLEDNGSTQVQLLGSGVILREVQKAARILQDEFNITSNVWSVTSFNELTRDGMACDDYNRLHPMEEEKVSWITEQLAPHEGVVVAATDYMRNYSEQIRAWLPDNRPYTTLGTDGYGRSDTRENLRSFFHVDAAHIVVATLKRLADEGEVEMRLVKDAISSFGIEADQPPAWQQQPHYDHFPDAPAPTPDHINPNPVPEFVAEDDEEISSEGRAEDQADAALLNDDDVKEK, translated from the coding sequence ATGAATTATTACAAGGATGCTGATAGCAGCGAAACGCAGGAATGGCTCCAAGCTTTTGAGTCTGTGATTAAGCATGCTGATAAAGATCGTGCGCAGTTCTTATTAAAAGCCTTATATAACATGGGGGTGCAAGAAGGCCTACCATTTAACCGTCTCGATACGGCTTATATCAATACCATCGCCGTTGAAGATGAACCGATGTATCCAGGTGACTTGACGATCGAGCGCAAAATTCGTGCCTTGATTCGCTACAATGCCTTGGCAATGGTCATGCGCGCTAATAAAAACGATGACGATTTGGGTGGTCACTTAGCGACATTCGCCTCAAGTGCGACCCTTTATGAAACAGGTTTTAACCATTTCTTCCGTGCTGCCAGCGATCATTTCGGTGGCGATATGATTTACTACCAAGGTCACTCAGCACCTGGTATCTATGCGCGTTCTTATTTAGAAGGTCGCTTGACTGAAGAGCAGCTAGAAAACTTCCGCCGTGAAGTCGGTGGTAAAGGTCTATCAAGCTATCCACATCCGTACTTAATGCCTGATTATTGGCAGTTTCCAACCGTTTCGATGGGCTTAGGTCCTATCATGTCAATCTACCATGCCCACGTCCATCGCTATATGGAAAACCGTGGATTGTTAGAGAAAGAAGGTCGCAAGATTTGGACATTCTTAGGGGATGGCGAGACTGACGAACCAGAAAGCTTGGGTGCAATTTCTCTTGCTGGTCGTGAGAAGTTGGATAACCTCATATGGGTTGTTAACTGTAACTTGCAACGCCTTGATGGTCCGGTTCGTGGTAACGGTAAGATCATTCAAGAGTTAGAATCCGTATTCCGCGGTGCAGGCTGGCGGGTGATTAAAGTCGTTTGGGGCGGGAATTGGGATTCATTACTCGATAAGGATCATACGGGTGTTCTCAAACACCGTATGGAAGAAGCGGTCGACGGTGAGTATCAGCTGTATGAAGCGAGAACGCCTGAATTTACCCGTAAAGAATTCTTTGGTAAATATCCAGAGTTGGAAGAGATGGCAGATGCCTTGACGGATGAAGAAATCTCACGTTTGAACCGTGGTGGTCATGATCCAATGAAGGTCTATGCGGCATTTAGTGAAGCAATGAAGACCAAAGATCAACCAACCGTTATTTTGGTCAAAACGGTTAAAGGTTATGGTCTATCTACCCAAACCCAAGCGGTGAATAAATCGCATCAGGTTAAAAAGCTTGATCAAGAAGGCTTGATGTATTTCCGCGATCGCTTTGATTTGCCATTTACCGATGAGCAATTAGAGACGCTACCGTTTTATCGTCCAGCCGAAGATTCAGCAGAGATGAAGTATCTTAAAGGTCGTCGTGAAGCGTTAGGTGGTCATCTGCCAAATCGCCGCAGTGGGCATATTCCTTTAAATATTCCTGAGTTGTCGATTTTTGATCGCGTCTTAAAAGGCAGCAACGGAAAAGAGCAGTCGACCACTATGGTGTTTGTGCGTCTACTAGCTGCTATGCTCAAAAATAAAGACATTCAAGATCGTGTGGTACCTATCGTACCTGACGAAGCACGCACCTTTGGTTTAGAAGGTATGTTCCGTCAATTGGGTATTTACTCGGCTGTTGGGCAAAAATATACGCCAGAAGATAGCGAAGCTTTGATGGGTTATAAAGAAGCTATTGATGGTCATATGTTGGAAGAAGGCATCAACGAAGCTGGCGCAATGAGTACGTGGATCGCCTTAGCAACCAGCTACTCTGTGAACGCATTACCGATGATTCCGATGTATATTTACTACTCAATGTTCGGTTTCCAACGTGTTGGTGATTTGGCTTGGGCAGCAGGCGATTGTCAAGCGCAAGGCTTCTTACTAGGCGCAACGGCTGGTCGTACCACGCTAAATGGCGAAGGCTTACAGCATCAAGATGGTCATTCGCAAATTCTATTTAACGTGGTGCCTAACTGTGTGACTTATGATCCATGCTTTGGGTATGAGCTGGCAGTCGTGATGCATGATGGTCTGCGTCGTATGTATGGTGAAGGCGAACGTGTTTATTATTACTTGACGCTAATGAATGAAAACTACGACCAGCCAGCGATGCCAGAAGGCGCAGAAGAAGGCATTAAGCGCGGTATGTATTTACTTGAAGATAATGGCTCAACTCAAGTACAACTATTAGGTTCTGGTGTTATCTTACGTGAAGTGCAAAAGGCGGCGCGCATATTACAAGATGAGTTTAACATCACCTCCAACGTTTGGAGCGTGACCAGCTTTAACGAGCTGACTCGTGATGGTATGGCTTGTGATGATTACAATCGTCTGCATCCTATGGAAGAAGAAAAAGTTTCGTGGATCACTGAGCAACTTGCTCCGCACGAAGGTGTGGTCGTTGCAGCAACAGACTACATGCGCAATTATTCAGAACAAATCCGTGCTTGGTTACCTGATAACCGTCCTTATACCACGCTTGGTACCGATGGTTATGGTCGCTCTGATACCCGTGAGAATCTACGTAGCTTCTTCCATGTCGATGCGGCGCATATCGTTGTGGCAACGCTCAAACGTTTGGCTGACGAAGGCGAAGTTGAAATGCGCTTGGTAAAAGACGCAATTTCAAGCTTCGGTATCGAAGCGGATCAACCACCTGCATGGCAGCAACAGCCGCACTATGATCACTTCCCAGATGCTCCAGCACCAACACCTGACCATATCAATCCAAACCCAGTACCTGAGTTTGTCGCTGAAGATGATGAAGAGATAAGCAGTGAAGGTCGCGCTGAAGATCAAGCCGATGCAGCCTTGCTCAATGATGATGACGTCAAAGAAAAATAA
- a CDS encoding TetR/AcrR family transcriptional regulator, with amino-acid sequence MSENKDDKIEDVLVDSELAKKLVPNKFKFTSQQGRARRQKLLMGAKKLSETKAINDITLAAVCEEAGIPRASAYHFFPNIEAIFLALRFLNAIDILEGLTTVETDNYDRWQGYLTGLIDRCVKIFDEDQTKAKLIYGTNTPDFVGDSFGEHMDHQVVQLIYKRLSERYEVPKFEDIQDVLLITFSIINAIFTVSYRRHERITDKYLQEANTASIAYLRCYLPEKLPRKNR; translated from the coding sequence ATGAGTGAAAATAAAGACGACAAAATTGAAGATGTACTGGTAGATTCGGAGCTGGCAAAAAAGCTGGTGCCTAATAAATTTAAATTTACCAGTCAGCAAGGCCGTGCACGCCGTCAAAAATTATTGATGGGTGCTAAAAAACTGAGTGAAACTAAAGCTATTAATGATATCACTTTAGCCGCTGTATGTGAAGAAGCAGGTATTCCAAGAGCCTCTGCTTACCATTTCTTCCCTAACATTGAAGCCATATTCTTAGCATTGCGCTTTTTGAATGCAATCGATATCTTAGAAGGGTTAACTACAGTCGAAACGGATAACTATGATAGATGGCAAGGCTATTTAACCGGACTAATTGATCGTTGTGTGAAGATTTTTGATGAAGATCAGACCAAAGCTAAATTGATTTATGGTACCAACACGCCTGATTTTGTAGGTGATAGTTTTGGCGAGCATATGGACCATCAAGTCGTTCAGCTGATCTATAAGCGCTTATCTGAGCGTTATGAAGTACCAAAGTTCGAAGATATTCAAGATGTGTTATTGATTACCTTCAGTATTATTAACGCCATCTTTACCGTATCTTATCGCCGTCATGAGCGCATTACAGATAAGTATTTACAAGAAGCGAATACAGCATCTATCGCTTATTTACGCTGCTATTTACCAGAAAAACTACCACGTAAAAACCGTTAA
- a CDS encoding endonuclease/exonuclease/phosphatase family protein → MSNNTESNHKQFYIATANLLNFANPNRLYYPNAPAYSDREYEHKLRGITDLLAKAHADIIAVQEVWDSNALEALAVSLGFKPEHVVIPLASNNRASPYTQGKGAQNTPAVGIISRFEQLESSLLEEVAPKAVIDIPDIGPYERFNRPPLILRVNAFGQPITIITAHLKSKRAFFLRDEAGNLLEDMDDPNIRVRAKLRSLCMRAAEAASIRMSVIERLRHTREPLILLGDMNDVTDSVTTQLMTETGEVNYDKSMRDVALFDAARIQARYGWMKDVAYTHIYQGMPEVIDQLFVSEEFLPDSKFSLGQVERVDYFNDHLKWDYADRVIDHGIIRAKIKLHN, encoded by the coding sequence ATGAGCAATAATACTGAAAGTAATCATAAGCAGTTTTACATAGCCACTGCTAACTTGCTCAATTTTGCCAACCCTAACCGACTTTATTATCCAAATGCGCCCGCTTATAGTGATCGTGAATACGAACATAAGCTGCGTGGTATTACAGACTTATTAGCAAAAGCACATGCTGATATCATTGCAGTACAGGAAGTGTGGGACAGCAATGCACTTGAAGCATTGGCAGTGTCATTGGGTTTTAAGCCTGAACACGTGGTGATTCCGCTGGCAAGTAATAATAGAGCAAGTCCTTATACACAAGGTAAAGGGGCACAAAATACCCCTGCAGTTGGTATTATTAGCCGATTTGAGCAATTAGAAAGTAGTTTGCTTGAAGAAGTCGCTCCAAAGGCGGTGATTGATATCCCTGATATTGGTCCTTATGAGCGCTTTAATCGTCCGCCGCTCATATTACGTGTCAATGCATTTGGGCAACCGATAACGATCATTACCGCGCATCTAAAAAGTAAACGTGCTTTTTTCTTGCGCGATGAAGCAGGCAATCTTTTAGAAGATATGGACGATCCAAATATCCGAGTCCGTGCCAAGCTTCGTAGTTTATGTATGCGTGCCGCAGAAGCAGCCTCTATTCGTATGTCTGTCATAGAGCGCTTACGACATACTCGTGAGCCATTGATTTTGTTGGGTGATATGAATGACGTCACTGATAGTGTTACTACCCAATTAATGACAGAGACAGGCGAAGTCAATTACGACAAAAGTATGCGCGACGTTGCATTGTTTGATGCTGCTCGAATCCAAGCGCGTTATGGCTGGATGAAAGATGTGGCATATACCCATATTTATCAAGGTATGCCAGAAGTAATAGATCAGTTATTTGTTTCGGAAGAATTTCTACCTGATAGTAAGTTTTCGCTTGGTCAGGTTGAACGAGTTGACTATTTTAATGACCATTTGAAGTGGGATTATGCAGATAGAGTCATCGATCATGGTATTATAAGAGCGAAAATAAAGCTGCACAATTAA
- the glpK gene encoding glycerol kinase GlpK, which yields MAGYILALDQGTTSSRAILYDDHARPIKMAQQPTTLKTPKAGFVEQDAQQIWQTQISCAHDVINQAGLLATDVSSIAITNQRESIVIWDKQTGKPLAPAIIWQDRRTAHYCKTLAAESATAMTHGGETGQDDMASEVQRITGLRLDPYFSASKIAWLLENNPKLRVRANKGEIAVGTIDSWLIYKLTGGEHVIDVTNASRTLLYDIHKLAWSEELCALFAIPMNILPKVLPSDGDFGKTKKGLFAKQIPIHAVLGDQQAALFGQGCLDAGMAKNTYGTGCFMLMNIGQKPKLSEHKLLTTIAWQRKSVPTRPENLSFEKIVQSGRRMLQPPKREVTYALEGSVFMAGAIVQWLRDNLGMIKQSSEVEDLARQVDSSEDVVLLPAFTGLGAPYWRSDISASITGMSRGTTKAHIARAALEAVAYQTYDVLIAMQKDSPHPLTELRVDGGAANNDLLMQFQADLLDVPVLRPKDTEITAKGAALLAGLKTGLYDEATMTASWQVDRIFEPTMSMDVREQHLNKWQQAVDRALRVM from the coding sequence ATGGCAGGATATATTTTGGCTTTAGATCAAGGAACAACATCGAGTCGAGCGATATTGTACGATGATCATGCACGTCCGATTAAAATGGCACAACAGCCAACGACTTTAAAAACCCCAAAAGCAGGTTTTGTCGAACAAGATGCGCAACAAATTTGGCAAACCCAAATTAGTTGTGCGCATGATGTGATCAATCAGGCGGGACTACTTGCCACTGATGTCAGCAGTATTGCGATTACCAATCAGCGTGAGTCTATTGTTATTTGGGATAAGCAAACGGGTAAGCCTTTAGCGCCTGCTATCATTTGGCAAGACAGACGCACCGCACATTATTGTAAAACGCTTGCCGCTGAAAGCGCGACTGCTATGACTCATGGCGGTGAGACTGGTCAGGATGACATGGCAAGCGAAGTACAGCGTATCACAGGCTTACGTTTAGATCCCTATTTTAGTGCCAGTAAAATCGCTTGGTTGCTAGAAAATAATCCTAAATTGAGAGTGCGCGCCAATAAGGGTGAAATAGCCGTCGGCACCATAGACAGTTGGCTGATATATAAGCTAACAGGCGGTGAGCATGTTATTGACGTGACCAATGCGTCTCGCACCTTGTTATATGACATTCATAAGCTGGCGTGGTCCGAGGAGTTATGTGCCCTTTTTGCGATACCGATGAATATATTACCTAAAGTTTTACCATCTGACGGTGATTTTGGTAAAACCAAAAAAGGTCTGTTTGCCAAACAAATCCCCATTCATGCGGTATTGGGTGATCAGCAAGCGGCACTTTTTGGGCAAGGCTGCCTCGATGCTGGTATGGCAAAGAATACTTATGGTACCGGTTGCTTTATGCTGATGAATATCGGTCAAAAGCCTAAGCTTAGCGAGCATAAACTATTAACGACTATCGCTTGGCAACGAAAGTCTGTGCCGACTCGTCCAGAAAATCTATCGTTTGAGAAAATTGTGCAATCAGGCAGACGTATGTTGCAGCCACCCAAAAGAGAGGTCACTTACGCTTTAGAAGGTAGTGTTTTTATGGCAGGTGCAATCGTTCAGTGGTTGCGTGATAATTTGGGGATGATTAAACAAAGCAGTGAGGTCGAGGACTTAGCACGGCAAGTTGATAGCAGTGAGGATGTTGTATTACTGCCGGCATTTACAGGACTTGGTGCACCTTATTGGCGCTCGGATATCAGCGCTAGTATCACCGGTATGAGTCGCGGTACGACTAAAGCTCATATTGCCCGTGCTGCACTAGAGGCTGTTGCCTATCAGACTTATGATGTGCTTATTGCGATGCAAAAAGACAGCCCTCATCCACTCACTGAGCTAAGAGTTGATGGCGGTGCTGCCAATAACGATTTGCTAATGCAGTTTCAGGCAGACTTACTTGATGTGCCTGTATTGCGCCCTAAAGATACAGAAATCACTGCCAAAGGGGCAGCGTTACTAGCGGGCTTAAAAACGGGTTTATACGATGAAGCAACGATGACAGCCTCATGGCAAGTCGATCGAATTTTCGAACCTACCATGTCCATGGATGTCCGTGAGCAGCATCTTAATAAATGGCAACAAGCAGTCGATAGAGCATTGAGAGTCATGTAA
- a CDS encoding TolC family protein has translation MKFALSTLSTTVMTITLIGIAASTAASANENTIGAQKIGLQNEVTTVAVTQIIDADTPINTQNVDKLGRVETVTTNTEIDKTEHRKSLTTLIDPITHKSVDNSYPLAVSSLLSLEQAQNILLQVSPKIAANQAAIAASEYQTDALKTIDHPLVFARVSANAYNLDADIDLSTLKNGIVNDINSNVDNIIPPIPDLPNFGELVGERIPDNYELKRSGSTTGAGIGVVWPIYTAGRTTALTGVSNARTQEAVADSILDTNELYNTLIERYFKAQLAIIAAYLRDDAYDTLQQTDHMAQRLFEEGFISRVDRLEAQSALADAKSESVNANNDARLAMMALQRLLRTEYRIKPSTPLFVSSRPLPDVTYFQDLALTNHPGLQKVASKRAQAQQLHALSDTGYKPTVMLYGYGQVEKDPSWVAGISASWKLWGGLDKTASLASSNAKIRQADLSEIEVSDNLLLLVEKNWHDVNNAQSRYQALQSNVELAAEVLRLRQLGLQEGLNTPIEVIQAQTQSLKARTEQAQAANTYVQSLAALMQSCGTPLAFNAYLNAADIRLPTLYEK, from the coding sequence ATGAAATTTGCTTTATCGACTCTATCTACTACTGTGATGACGATTACGCTCATAGGTATAGCTGCGTCTACCGCCGCCAGCGCTAATGAGAATACGATTGGGGCACAAAAAATCGGCTTACAGAATGAAGTGACAACCGTCGCTGTGACACAAATTATTGATGCTGACACTCCAATCAATACTCAAAACGTAGATAAGTTAGGGCGTGTTGAAACAGTCACTACAAATACTGAAATTGATAAAACTGAGCATCGCAAGAGTCTGACCACTCTTATCGATCCTATCACTCATAAGAGTGTTGATAATAGCTATCCTTTAGCAGTCTCTAGCCTCTTAAGCCTTGAGCAAGCACAAAATATCTTATTGCAAGTGTCACCAAAAATCGCTGCTAACCAAGCGGCGATTGCCGCCAGTGAATATCAAACTGACGCTCTCAAAACCATAGATCATCCGCTGGTATTTGCTAGAGTTTCTGCCAATGCTTACAATTTGGACGCAGATATTGATTTATCGACACTCAAAAACGGTATTGTCAACGATATTAATAGTAATGTGGATAATATCATCCCCCCTATTCCAGATTTGCCAAATTTTGGTGAATTGGTTGGTGAGCGTATCCCAGACAACTACGAGTTAAAGCGTTCGGGCTCAACCACAGGCGCAGGAATTGGCGTGGTATGGCCTATTTATACCGCTGGACGTACTACGGCGTTAACAGGCGTATCTAACGCCCGTACCCAAGAAGCCGTCGCAGACAGCATCTTGGATACAAACGAGCTTTATAATACCTTGATTGAGCGTTATTTTAAGGCGCAACTGGCCATCATTGCCGCCTACTTACGCGATGATGCTTATGATACCTTGCAACAGACTGATCATATGGCGCAGCGGCTTTTTGAAGAAGGTTTCATCTCACGCGTTGATCGCTTAGAAGCACAATCTGCGCTTGCCGACGCCAAAAGCGAATCCGTCAATGCCAATAATGATGCACGGCTAGCAATGATGGCTTTACAACGCTTATTGCGTACTGAATATCGCATCAAACCCTCGACGCCGCTATTTGTTTCTAGCCGTCCTCTACCAGATGTAACCTACTTTCAAGATTTGGCACTCACCAATCATCCAGGTTTACAAAAAGTCGCGTCTAAGCGTGCGCAGGCCCAGCAGCTACATGCGCTGTCAGATACCGGTTATAAGCCTACCGTCATGCTATACGGTTACGGGCAAGTGGAAAAAGATCCCAGCTGGGTAGCGGGTATATCTGCAAGCTGGAAGCTATGGGGCGGGCTCGATAAAACCGCATCATTGGCATCAAGTAATGCCAAAATACGCCAAGCCGATTTGTCTGAGATTGAAGTCAGTGACAATCTATTATTACTGGTCGAAAAAAACTGGCACGATGTTAATAATGCCCAATCACGTTATCAGGCATTACAAAGTAACGTTGAGCTGGCAGCAGAAGTGCTGCGTTTGCGGCAGTTAGGGCTGCAAGAAGGACTAAATACCCCGATTGAGGTAATCCAAGCACAAACACAGTCTCTTAAAGCGCGTACCGAACAAGCGCAAGCGGCGAATACCTATGTACAGTCACTCGCAGCGC